The genomic segment ATGGTCAGCCCCACCGACACTTCGTAGGGATAGATGATGACGCGGCCCAGCGTGTCGCAGGCCAGGACGAAGACGGCGCCCAGCAGCGCCACGTGCAAGATGTTGTACTTGACGTTGTCGCCCCGGTACAGCGTCACGATGTTGGGCACCACCAGCCCCAGAAACGGCAGGGACCCCACGGTCAGCACCACGGCGGCCGAGACGGCCGCGACGATGACGAGGCCCACGTTGACCACGTGGCGGTAGTTCAGCCCCAAATTGGTGGCGAAGCTGTCTCCCATCCCCGCGATGGTGAAGCGGTCGGCGTAGACGTAGGCTACGAGGATGAGCGGTACGCCGACGTACAGCATTTCGTAGCGGCCCCGCAGGATCATGGAAAAGTCGCCGTGCAGCCACGTCACCAGGCTCTGCAGCAGGTCATACCGGTAGGCGACCGAGGTCGTGACGGCGCTGACGATGTTGCCGAACATGAGTCCCACCAGCGGGATGAACGTGGCGTTCTTGAACTTGATGCGCTCGACGATGCGCACGAACGCGAACGTGCCCGCCAGGGCGAACGCAAAGGCAATGGCGGTTTTTTGCAGCAGCGTTGCGCCCGGAAACGCGATGAGCGCCACCAGGACGCCCAGGCGCGCCGCGTCCATCGTGCCCGCGGTGGTGGGCGAGACGAACTTGTTGCGGGTCAGCTGCTGCATAATGAGGCCCGCGATGCTCAGCGCCGCACCGGCCATCACGGCGCTCAACAGCCGGGGAAC from the Bacillota bacterium genome contains:
- a CDS encoding iron ABC transporter permease; the encoded protein is MSLDKRNALQLAALAATLLALSLASLFVGVADISPVDALLFRLTPIQKQILAITRVPRLLSAVMAGAALSIAGLIMQQLTRNKFVSPTTAGTMDAARLGVLVALIAFPGATLLQKTAIAFAFALAGTFAFVRIVERIKFKNATFIPLVGLMFGNIVSAVTTSVAYRYDLLQSLVTWLHGDFSMILRGRYEMLYVGVPLILVAYVYADRFTIAGMGDSFATNLGLNYRHVVNVGLVIVAAVSAAVVLTVGSLPFLGLVVPNIVTLYRGDNVKYNILHVALLGAVFVLACDTLGRVIIYPYEVSVGLTMGILGSGLFLLMLLRRNARGAQAA